The sequence TCTTTGCACACAAAACTCGAATGAGTTCTGTGAGTTGCTGCCAACTCATGCCACCTGGCTCCGGTGTACCGGTTGATGGCATGATTCCAGAATCAAGCCCATCCACATCGATCGTCAGATAGACATCATCTGTCAGCGTGTCCACTATTTTGGCAAAATCCCATTCACTTTGCTTGTGCGCGAAGAAGATTTCGATTTGCGGCTTTTCTTCCTTAAACCATTGGACTTCTTCTGCGCTTACATTGCGAATGCCCACCTGCGTGATTGCTCCAGACGGCAGAATCTTATGCATCTGGTAGGTGACAGAGGCGTGGCTGTAGGGATTGCCCTCATAGGACTTGCGACAGTCTGCATGAGCGTCAATCTGCAATATAGAGAGATTTGGATAACGCTCGATGCAGGCTTTCACAGGCCCTAGACTGAGGGCATGCTCGCCGCCGAGAACTATTGGAAACTGACCCTTCTGAAGAACTTGTGCAACTACG comes from Candidatus Obscuribacterales bacterium and encodes:
- the speB gene encoding agmatinase — encoded protein: MNYFGLEAEYASQDNAAVAIVPVPYELTTSYGKGTELGPQAILTASQQVELFDDELWNEPYKVGIETLAPIKPAAVNASTEKPFEELRTVVAQVLQKGQFPIVLGGEHALSLGPVKACIERYPNLSILQIDAHADCRKSYEGNPYSHASVTYQMHKILPSGAITQVGIRNVSAEEVQWFKEEKPQIEIFFAHKQSEWDFAKIVDTLTDDVYLTIDVDGLDSGIMPSTGTPEPGGMSWQQLTELIRVLCAKKNVVAADIVELSPIEGLHAPDFLVAKLLYKLVGYRFADKLKLMESDFVGAHCMRPNK